The window GGGACGGCTCGGCGGAGACCCTCGCGGACAACCTCGCCATCGGCCAGGAGCTGCTGGCCCGCGCCGTCGCCGCGAAGATCATCCTCGAGGTCGAGATCACCCCGACCGGTGGCGAGGAGGACGGTGTCTCGCACGAGATCAACGACTCCCTCTACACGACGGTCGACGACGCGATCCGTACCGCCGAGGCCCTCGGTCTCGGCGAGAAGGGCCGCTACCTCCTGGCCGCGTCCTTCGGCAACGTGCACGGCGTCTACAAGCCGGGCAACGTGGTGCTCCGTCCCGAGCTCCTCAAGGAGCTGAACGAGGGCGTCGGCGCCAAGTACGGCAAGCCGTCCCCGTTCGACTTCGTCTTCCACGGCGGCTCCGGCTCCACGGCCGAGGAGATCGCCACCGCGCTGGAGAACGGCGTCGTGAAGATGAACCTGGACACCGACACGCAGTACGCGTTCACGCGCCCGGTCGCGGACCACATGTTCCGCAACTACGACGGCGTCCTGAAGGTCGACGGCGAGGTCGGCAACAAGAAGACGTACGACCCCCGCACCTGGGGCAAGCTCGCCGAGGCCTCGATGGCCGCGCGGGTCACCGAA of the Streptomyces aurantiacus genome contains:
- the fbaA gene encoding class II fructose-bisphosphate aldolase, which produces MPIATPEVYNEMLDRAKAGKFAYPAINVTSSQTLHAALRGFAEAESDGIIQISTGGAEFLGGQHNKDMVTGSVALAEFAHIVAKKYDITVALHTDHCPKDKLDGYVRPLIAVSEERVARGENPLFQSHMWDGSAETLADNLAIGQELLARAVAAKIILEVEITPTGGEEDGVSHEINDSLYTTVDDAIRTAEALGLGEKGRYLLAASFGNVHGVYKPGNVVLRPELLKELNEGVGAKYGKPSPFDFVFHGGSGSTAEEIATALENGVVKMNLDTDTQYAFTRPVADHMFRNYDGVLKVDGEVGNKKTYDPRTWGKLAEASMAARVTEACGNLRSTGTKIK